From a single Phragmites australis chromosome 7, lpPhrAust1.1, whole genome shotgun sequence genomic region:
- the LOC133925416 gene encoding protein FAR1-RELATED SEQUENCE 9-like: MDKASGTIGPYLSSNQELKDEFTNCINCSVTPEEFEVKWDAMINKHGLGDIQHFQHLYSIRKSFVQAYYMHCFYPFLQSTQRSEGFNVVLKRYVNPNLSILLFVKQYEKIQQKCLVAQDGQDFRTDDNERHTWSKYPIEKYASIVYTKGIFYKFSKEFEKTAEYDVQEHEVPYQYKLVPNDKFVEDYGTRSYIVTAIEEETSYYCECSKFDMDGIICSHIMKILIRFGVKTLPERYILKRWTQQAIRVDTDMSADANISVDIAASGMSLQNKKTLRFSSLASALAKFAREGSNSDDAHSIVTKHIEMMQSELADLKKRKSKRKKTTVVPSNDFSVANVSQSLSNAATTTSPPGHSSTAAMSTPNPNVPAPANFQDASYPDSSRLVRNPPRSVTKGRKKSKRLSNGKNVQPKRKNKCSICHSENHNAAKCPRKITKRIPSKEMQLFT; this comes from the coding sequence ATGGATAAAGCTTCTGGAACAATTGGTCCATACCTTTCATCTAATCAAGAATTGAAGGATGAGTTTACAAACTGTATTAACTGCAGTGTAACACCTGAAGAATTTGAGGTGAAATGGGATGCTATGATTAATAAGCATGGCCTGGGGGACATACAGCATTTTCAGCATTTGTATAGCATCAGAAAGAGTTTTGTTCAAGCGTACTATATGCATTGTTTCTATCCTTTCCTCCAATCAACTCAGAGAAGTGAAGGGTTTAATGTAGTGCTGAAGAGATATGTGAATCCAAACTTATCAATACTGTTATTTGTGAAACAGTATGAGAAAATTCAGCAAAAGTGCCTTGTTGCTCAAGATGGTCAGGACTTTAGGACTGATGATAATGAACGACACACATGGTCAAAGTACCCTATTGAGAAATATGCATCAATTGTGTACACAAAAGGTATTTTCTATAAATTCTCAAAGGAATTTGAAAAGACTGCAGAATATGATGTGCAGGAGCATGAAGTGCCCTACCAATACAAGCTAGTACCGAATGACAAATTTGTTGAAGACTATGGGACTAGGTCATATATTGTGACAGCAATTGAAGAAGAAACAAGTTACTATTGTGAGTGCAGCAAGTTTGATATGGATGGGATAATTTGCTCCCacatcatgaagattttgatcAGATTTGGTGTGAAGACCCTGCCTGAAAGATACATATTGAAAAGATGGACACAACAAGCAATTCGTGTTGACACAGATATGTCTGCTGATGCAAACATTTCTGTTGATATTGCGGCTAGTGGTATGTCTTTGCAGAACAAGAAAACACTGAGATTCAGCAGCCTTGCTTCTGCACTTGCAAAATTTGCACGTGAAGGTTCAAACTCAGATGATGCTCATTCTATTGTTACTAAGCACATCGAAATGATGCAATCTGAACTTGCAGATctaaagaagaggaagagtaagaggaagaagacaactGTTGTTCCTAGCAATGACTTTTCTGTTGCAAATGTATCTCAGTCTCTTTCTAATGCAGCTACGACAACTTCACCTCCTGGTCATAGCTCTACAGCTGCTATGTCTACTCCTAACCCAAATGTGCCTGCTCCTGCAAATTTTCAAGATGCTTCATATCCTGATAGTTCAAGATTAGTAAGGAATCCGCCAAGATCAGTAACTAAAGGGAGGAAGAAGTCAAAAAGGTTGTCTAACGGGAAGAATGTgcaaccaaagagaaagaacaaATGCAGCATTTGTCACTCTGAGAATCACAATGCTGCAAAATGTCCTAGAAAAATAACTAAAAGAATCCCAAGCAAGGAGATGCAGCTATTCACATGA